The genomic segment ATTTCAGAAGCGCCGGCCCGAGCATCCAGATGCCGAACGACGACAGCGGCGAGCGTGCCCCGATCGCCGCCATCTCTTCACGCAGGATCTTGTGGCGAGCGCCGTCGAGCCCGCCGCCGCCATATTGCGTCGGCCAGTCCGGCACGGTCCAACCCTTGTCGCGCATCCGCTCGAACCAGACCTTCTGCGCCTCGGAGGTGAATTTGGCGTTGCGGCCGCCCCAGAAATTGTCCTCGTCGCCTTGCATCGGCGTGCGCATCTCGGCAGGGCAATTCGCCTCCAGCCAGGCGCGGGTCTCGGCGCGGAATGTATCGAGATCGGTCATGCGGTTTCCATCCACATTTGCGCCGGCGCGTTGCACGCCGACGGTGCATTTATTGGCGGCGACCTTGGCGCGTCGCGCGGTGGAATTCAATATCCGTCTCGGGCGGCGGTCTTGCGGCGATGTGCTAGGGAACACCCGCCCGACAGCCAAAGAGGACAACGAGGATGCGCCTGAATCTGCTTTCGCCTGGCGAAATGAGCGCCGAGCAACGCGCCATCTATGACGAGTCGATCGCCAGCAAGCGCGGCAGCCCGCCGCCGCCGATGATGGCGTGGCTGGCGAGCCCGGAGATGGCCCGGCACGCCACGCGGCTCGGCGCCTTCCTGCGCTACGACACCTCGCTGACGCCGGCGCTGTCGGAGCTGGCGATCCTGGTCACGGCGCGGCACTGGACCGCGCAATTCGAATGGTACGCGCACAAGAAGATGGCGCTCGACGGCGGCCTCGATCCGAAGATCATCGACGCGATCCGCGACCGCCGCACGCCATCGTTCGACGATCCGAAGGCGCAGGTGATCTACGACGTCGCCCGCGCCTTGCATGAAGCCAAGGGGCTGCCGCAGCCGCTGTATGACGAGGCGATGCAGCTACTGGGCGAGCGCGGTCTGGTCGAAGTGATCGGGCTGTGCGGCTACTACACCATGGTGTCGATGACGCTCAACGCCCACCAATTCCCGCTGCCGGAGGGCGAGACGCCGGAGTTGGCGTAAAGCAGTCATCTGGGGCGCTTCGAAAGCGAGCGTCCCTGAATGACGGCAGAAAGATCATCTTCGCCCTCGCCGCACCATGATCAGCGCTGCAGCGGCGAGCTGCAGCGCGATGCAGCCGGTGAACGGCAGCGTATAACTGCCCGATGCGTCGCGCAGCAGGCCGATGACGCCGGGGCCAAACGCGTAGGTGACCTGGTTGATCGCGGTGTTGAGCGCCACCAGGACACCAAACGACGACGCCGGGAATTCGCGCTGGATGATCAGCGCCGGCAAGGTGATCAGATTACCGACCGAGAAGCCGAACAGCGCGCAGGCGACCAGCAGCATCGTCGCATCGCGGGTGGAGATGAGCACGCCCAGCGCCACCGCCTGACTGGCGAACAACAGCGCCGAGACCAGACGCTGATTGAGGCGATCGATCACCACCGACAGCGACACCCGGCCAACCACCGCCATCGCGGTCAGCAGCGACATCGCCACCGCGGCACGCTCCCGTCCGATCAGCGGATCCAGATAGGCGATCAGGTGGACGATGAACCCGACCTGCGCGAACAGAACGAGCGAGAACGCAATGGTGGCGGTCAGAAAACCGAGGTCGCGTAGCGCGCCGCTGCGGATCGCGCCGGAGGACAGCGCCCGCGGTGCAGTGGCCGCCGGTGCAGCACTGGCGAGATGCGGTGGCGGCGCGACCACGATCGCGACCAGCGGCATCAACACCGCCACCGCGGCGATCGCCGCGGCCGTAGTTGCCCCGGTGAAGCCGAGCGCACCGATCAACGCCACCAGCAGCGGCACGCCCACAATGCCGCCGAAGCTGGCGCCGTTCAGCGCCAGGCTGATTGCCATGCCGCGGCGCTGGTCGAACCACAGGCCAAGCGTGTTGGTGATCGCGCCGAGACTGGTGCCGGCCCATCCGACCGCGAGGATCGCATCCACCGCATAGAGCTGCCACGGCGCGTCGATGCGGCCGAGCAGCACCGTGCCGACTGCCATCGCCGCAATGCCGCCGAGCAGGCAGGCGCGCGCGCCGATAGCGCGGATCACATCGCCGACGAACGCCACCAGTAGCGCACCGGCGAGATAGAAGAAGGTCGTGGCGGTTGCGATCTGCGACGATGGCCAGCCATGAAGTCGGGCTAGTTCGGCGAGGTACACGCTCTGGCCGTAGAAGCCGAGCCCCCAGCCGAACGTGGCGACGATGAAGCACACCGCCACGATCCGCCACCCGTGATAGCGGAACGAGGTCTCGCCGGGAACGGGAGCGGTCACCATCGGCGGCGGCGAGCGCGGCCGGTCGCACGCGACGGCATTGCTTCACTCCCTGTAGTCCCGGCTTGGGGCCGGCCGTGTTGTTGCGCGGTCAGACGCCGCGATCGGATAGTTCGGTGGCGGCCTCGGCCACTCGTTTCCGGACTTTCGACCAGCCGGTGATCGCCAGCACGATCAGGCCGAGCAGCACTGGCGGGAACACCGCGAGGTTCACGGTGGTCCAACCGTAGTTCGCCAGCAGCTGGCCCGACGAGAACGAGCCCAGCGCCATCAGGCCGAAGATGATGAAGTCGTTGAACGCCTGGACCTTGTTCTTCTCGTTCGGCTGGTGCGTTTCCAGCACCAGCGCCGAGGCGCCGACGAACGCCAGATTCCATCCGACGCCGATCACGAACAGCGTCGCCCAGAAGTGCGGGGCGGTGACGCCGAGCAGGCCGATCGACGCGCCGAGCGCTTCCAGGACCAGGCCGGCCGCGACCACGCGCGGCGCGCCGAACTTGGCGATCAGCGAGCCGGTAACGAAACTCGGCGCGTACATCGCCACGATGTGCCATTGCAGGCCGAAATTGGAATCGCCGACGCTCAGCCCGCACATCTGCATCGCCAGCGGCGCCGAGGTCATCACCAAATTCATCATCGGATAGGCGATCGCGCCGCACAGCGCCGCGGCGATGAAGCGCGGCTGTCGCACGATCTCCATCAGCGGACGACCGCCAGCCCGCTCCGCCGGCTTCGGCTTCGGTGCATCGACGCTCCACAGCACCGCCATGGCGATCAGCGCAATCGCCGCCTGCACCACATAGGAGAACGCGAACAGATAAGGCTGCCAGACGTCCATGGTCCACTGCACGAGCTGCGGACCGAGCACGCCGGCGAACACGCCGCCTGCCATCACCCACGACACCGCCTTCGGGCGATAGGAGGCGCTGGCGCCGTCGGCGGCGGCGAACCGATAGGACTGCGACACGGCTGCGTAAAGCCCGCCGATGAACGTCGCGACGCAGAACAGCAGGAACGAGCCGTACAGGATTGCGACGGCGCCGAGCACACCGGTGAGCGTGCCGCAGCCGGTGCCGATCATGAACGAGACGCGGCGGCCGTAAGCCCGTGCGATCCACCCGGTCGGCAGCGTGCCGGCAGCAAGGCCGAGCACGTACATCGACAGCGGCACGGTCGCGAGCGACATCTCCGGCGCGAGCTGCGCGCCGATGATCGAACCGGTCGCGAAGATCACTGCGGCGTTTGCGCCGGTCAGCGCCTGCGCCGCGACCAGCCGCACCACGTTGGAACGGGCACGGGCATCGTCTTCGACGATGTCGTTGGCCGTCGCATCGACCATCGGCAGGGATTCTCCTCACACCGGCCGACGACGGCCGGCGATTGCGCGCGCATCATAGGGCCGGGCCGGGCGTGATCAACCCGCCGCGCCACCGGCTGCCGCATGGGCCCCCGCCGGTTTCGCCCGTACAAACACCAGGATCAGGTTATTGGCCGGCATCTCGACGGTCTCGCTCAACACCAAGCCGGCACCGGCCGCGAGCTGTTCCAGATCCGCCACGTCGCGCACGCCCCATTCTGGATTGGCGTCGCGCAGGCTGGTGTCGAACACCGCATTGCTGAGCGCGGTGTGCTTGCCGTCCTGCTTGAACGGTCCATACAGCACCAGCATGCCGTCCTGGCTTAGCAGCCGTCCGGCGCCAGCCAGCAGCCCTTCGGCGACGCGCCACGGCGCGATGTGGACGACGTTGGCACAGAATATCGCCAGCAATGGCCCGGACTCCGCCCCGTCGGCCGGCGCCACCGACCAGGCGGGATCGGCCAGGTCGATCCGCTGCGGCGGCCGCAGATTGGGCATCGCCACATAGGCGCGCCAGGCGGCGATGCTCTTGAGGTGCTGGTCGTTGACGTCGCTCGGCCACCACGCGATGTCCTGATGTTCGCGCGCCAGCGCTGCGATGTGCTGGCCGGTGCCGCTGCCCGCTTCGAGCACGTCACCCTGCCGGCCGGCGAGAAGCCGGGCCAGCACGGCGCGGATCGGCTCGTCATTGCGATGGAACGCGGCAGCGTCGAGCCGGCCGTCGGGTTCGACCCGCCGCCCGTCCTTGCCGAACTCCACCACGAACTCCGCCATCGTCACCTGCCGCATCCACTATCGTGCGAGGTGTACAGACCCGGCTGTTACACGCAAGTCACAGCTCGTCACAATCCGACCGCGATTGCACCTGTTCGCCGCCATGGGCGAATTGACTCGCGAATTCCGCGACTTCTAATGGCGGTGACGGTTCCCGAGAGGGATGAAAAGGGAATACGGTGCGGACGCAGACACTTTCGCGTTCTAGGCCGTAGCTGTTCCCGCAACTGTAAGCGGATCGTCTTTCGTCGGATGCCACTGGGAACCTCGGTCCTGGGAAGGCGACGGAAGATCAACCGCGAGCCAGGAGACCTGCCGTCATTCGTGGTCACACGCGAAGTTGCCGGCCGGGAATTGCAGGCATTGTCTTCACCGCTTTCGAAAGCTCGGTGAGACCTCGTTCGCTGTGACGTGCCACAGACGTCTGCCGAGGTTGAACCTTATGCAATCCCGACCCGCCGCGCCGCGGCCTTGCTCCGCACTTTCACGCGCGCTTCTTGCCTCCACCATTCTGGTGCCCGCGCTCTCGCTCACCACGGCTGCCGCCGCGCAGGACGTGCTGCCCGAGATCGTCGTCAGCGCCACCGCCACTGAAACGCCGCGCGAACACGTGGCGAGCTCGGTGACCGTGATCACCGCGGACGATCTCACCCGCTATCAGCAACGCACCGCCGCGGACGCGCTCAGCATGGTGCCCGGCCTCAATGTGGTGCGCACCGGCGGCCCCGGCGGCTCGACCGCGATCTTCATGCGCGGCACCAACTCCAACCACGTCAAGGTGCTGATCGACGGCATCGACGCCGGTGATCCGAGCAAGCCGAACGGCGCTTATGATTTTGCCAACCTGCTTACCTCCGACATCGAGCGGATCGAAGTGCTGCGCGGCCCGCAGAGCGGCCTGTACGGCTCGGACGCGATCGGCGGCGTGATCTCGGTCGTCACCAAGCGCGGCAGCGGGCCCGCCAAGCTGACCGGCACGCTCGAAGGCGGCTCGTTCGGCACCTTCAACCAGACCGCGCGCGCCGCGGGCTCGCAGGACAATTTCGACTACGCCTTCAACGTCGCGCATTATCGCACGACCAGCCTGCCGGTGACGCCGCTCAATCTGCTGGCTCCGGGCCAGCAGCGCAACAACGACAACTACGACAACCTGACCTATTCGACTCGGCTTGGCGTCCGCGCCAGCGACGAACTCGCCTTCAACTACGTCGCCCGCTATACCGATGCCCACAAGGGCTTCACCGGCGACGACTATTCGCGGTATCCGAACTCGTTCCCCGAGACGTTGCAGAGCACGACCGCAAGCCGAGATTTCATGACCCGCGGCGAAGCCGTGTGGTCGCCGCTCGGCAATTTCACCAGCACGTTCGGCGTCAGCTACAGCAACGAATGGAATCGAACGTTCAATCCGAACCCGGACTTCACCACCAACATCTTCACCTTCGCCACCGGCATCTCGCCGCCGAGTTCGTACACCGGGGAACGCACCAAGTTCGACTGGAAGGGTGTACTCGACGTCGGCTACGGGCAGAAACTGGTGGTCGGCACCGAACGCCAGGATGAGACGATCCGCACCAATTCGGTGGGGGACTACGATTTCGCTGGCAACTACCAGCAGAAGGCGCTGCGCGCCCGCACCGGCAACACGGCGGGCTTCGTCGAATTGCAGTCGGAGTTCACCAAGAACTTCTTCCTGGTCTCCAACGTGCGCTACGACGACAACGACAGCTTTGGCGGGCATTCGACTTGGCGTGTCGCCCCAGTGTTCATCGTGCCGACCCTCGAGACCCGGCTGAAGGCGACCTACGGCACCGGCTTCAAGGCGCCGACGCTGACCCAGCTCTATGTCAACAACCCGGCCTACGCGACGATCGGCAATCCGGCGCTGAAGCCCGAGACCAGCAAGGGCTACGACGTCGGCTTCGAACAGCCGCTGTTCGCCAACCGCGTCATTTTCGGTTCGACCTACTTCAACAACGAGATCAACGATCTGATCAACTCGACCGGCTACGACGTGACGATCGGTGGCTACAGCTACAAGAACATCGGCATGGCGCGCACCTCGGGCGTCGAATCGTTCGTGTCGTGGCAGGCGACCGAGACGCTGCGCTTCCGGGTCGACCACACCTATACACACGCCATCGACCAGACGACCGACCAGAAGCTGCGGCGACGTCCCGACAACAAGGTGACGATGGCGGCGATCTGGAATCCGGTCGAGCGCGCCACGGTGTCGGCGACC from the Rhodopseudomonas palustris genome contains:
- a CDS encoding carboxymuconolactone decarboxylase family protein, with the protein product MRLNLLSPGEMSAEQRAIYDESIASKRGSPPPPMMAWLASPEMARHATRLGAFLRYDTSLTPALSELAILVTARHWTAQFEWYAHKKMALDGGLDPKIIDAIRDRRTPSFDDPKAQVIYDVARALHEAKGLPQPLYDEAMQLLGERGLVEVIGLCGYYTMVSMTLNAHQFPLPEGETPELA
- a CDS encoding MFS transporter, with product MVTAPVPGETSFRYHGWRIVAVCFIVATFGWGLGFYGQSVYLAELARLHGWPSSQIATATTFFYLAGALLVAFVGDVIRAIGARACLLGGIAAMAVGTVLLGRIDAPWQLYAVDAILAVGWAGTSLGAITNTLGLWFDQRRGMAISLALNGASFGGIVGVPLLVALIGALGFTGATTAAAIAAVAVLMPLVAIVVAPPPHLASAAPAATAPRALSSGAIRSGALRDLGFLTATIAFSLVLFAQVGFIVHLIAYLDPLIGRERAAVAMSLLTAMAVVGRVSLSVVIDRLNQRLVSALLFASQAVALGVLISTRDATMLLVACALFGFSVGNLITLPALIIQREFPASSFGVLVALNTAINQVTYAFGPGVIGLLRDASGSYTLPFTGCIALQLAAAALIMVRRGRR
- a CDS encoding MFS transporter produces the protein MVDATANDIVEDDARARSNVVRLVAAQALTGANAAVIFATGSIIGAQLAPEMSLATVPLSMYVLGLAAGTLPTGWIARAYGRRVSFMIGTGCGTLTGVLGAVAILYGSFLLFCVATFIGGLYAAVSQSYRFAAADGASASYRPKAVSWVMAGGVFAGVLGPQLVQWTMDVWQPYLFAFSYVVQAAIALIAMAVLWSVDAPKPKPAERAGGRPLMEIVRQPRFIAAALCGAIAYPMMNLVMTSAPLAMQMCGLSVGDSNFGLQWHIVAMYAPSFVTGSLIAKFGAPRVVAAGLVLEALGASIGLLGVTAPHFWATLFVIGVGWNLAFVGASALVLETHQPNEKNKVQAFNDFIIFGLMALGSFSSGQLLANYGWTTVNLAVFPPVLLGLIVLAITGWSKVRKRVAEAATELSDRGV
- a CDS encoding DUF938 domain-containing protein, whose product is MAEFVVEFGKDGRRVEPDGRLDAAAFHRNDEPIRAVLARLLAGRQGDVLEAGSGTGQHIAALAREHQDIAWWPSDVNDQHLKSIAAWRAYVAMPNLRPPQRIDLADPAWSVAPADGAESGPLLAIFCANVVHIAPWRVAEGLLAGAGRLLSQDGMLVLYGPFKQDGKHTALSNAVFDTSLRDANPEWGVRDVADLEQLAAGAGLVLSETVEMPANNLILVFVRAKPAGAHAAAGGAAG
- a CDS encoding TonB-dependent receptor plug domain-containing protein — its product is MPALSLTTAAAAQDVLPEIVVSATATETPREHVASSVTVITADDLTRYQQRTAADALSMVPGLNVVRTGGPGGSTAIFMRGTNSNHVKVLIDGIDAGDPSKPNGAYDFANLLTSDIERIEVLRGPQSGLYGSDAIGGVISVVTKRGSGPAKLTGTLEGGSFGTFNQTARAAGSQDNFDYAFNVAHYRTTSLPVTPLNLLAPGQQRNNDNYDNLTYSTRLGVRASDELAFNYVARYTDAHKGFTGDDYSRYPNSFPETLQSTTASRDFMTRGEAVWSPLGNFTSTFGVSYSNEWNRTFNPNPDFTTNIFTFATGISPPSSYTGERTKFDWKGVLDVGYGQKLVVGTERQDETIRTNSVGDYDFAGNYQQKALRARTGNTAGFVELQSEFTKNFFLVSNVRYDDNDSFGGHSTWRVAPVFIVPTLETRLKATYGTGFKAPTLTQLYVNNPAYATIGNPALKPETSKGYDVGFEQPLFANRVIFGSTYFNNEINDLINSTGYDVTIGGYSYKNIGMARTSGVESFVSWQATETLRFRVDHTYTHAIDQTTDQKLRRRPDNKVTMAAIWNPVERATVSATVLYTSSWVDYDRFGTTLLDAPSFTTVNLAASYEVDPHVTVFGRIDNLFDKKYEVPVGFLQPGFGAFAGVRVTN